A window of the Coleofasciculus sp. FACHB-T130 genome harbors these coding sequences:
- the pruA gene encoding L-glutamate gamma-semialdehyde dehydrogenase — protein MVVQISDSTYEVKTQEIAKQLLAATRENRSFFAQMRDQMRWDDKLLAWAMANPGLRVQLFRFIDCLPALHSKPEVARHLQEYLADESVELPTSLKGMLNFASPDSMPGQVAATTVNTAVETLAHKYIAGESIKQVIKTVERLRKEKMAFTIDLLGEAVITETEAQSYLDRYLELMQQLTEAAKTWTRVPAIDQADGEGIPQVQVSVKLTAFYSQFDPLDAKGSEERVSDRIRLLLRRAQALGAAVHFDMEQYAYKDLTLSILKQLLMEEEFRSRTDLGITLQAYLRDSEQDLRGLIDWAKQRGYPLTVRLVKGAYWDQETIKAMQKDWPVPVYSDKTATDANFEKMTQLLLENHEYLYAAIGSHNVRSQARAMAIAESLKIPRRRFEMQVLYGMGDKLAKALVDKGYRVRVYCPYGDLLPGMAYLIRRLLENTANSSFLRQNLEERPIEELLAPPVVESSESLVKAQNSKLKTQNLPFHNAADTDYAEAEERKRSQQALQTMREQLGKTYLPLINGEYVNTPDLVDSVNPSNPSEVVGKIGLISVEQAEQAIQAAKAAFANWRQTSVPERAGVLRKAADLMEKRRAELSACMVLEVGKPVRECDGEVSEAIDFCRYYADEMERLDAGHHYDIAGETNRYNYQPRGISLIISPWNFPLAIPTGMTVASLVTGNCTLLKPAEVSSVITAKLSEILVEAGIPRGVFQYVPGKGSTVGAYMVKHPDVHMITFTGSQEVGCRIYADAAILQPGQKHLKRVIAEMGGKNAIIVDESADLDQAVQGVVQSAFGYSGQKCSACSRVIVLEPIYDAFVERLVEATRSLNVGPAEAPSTQVGPVIDANARDRIMEYIEKGRQEAKVALEMSAPNNGYFIGPTIFSEVSPEATIAQEEIFGPVLAVMRVKNFEEAIAVGNNTNFALTGGLYSRTPSHIQQAESEFEVGNLYINRGITGAIVARQPFGGFKLSGVGSKAGGPDYLLQFLEPRVVTENIQRQGFAPIEGVD, from the coding sequence GTGGTTGTACAAATATCTGATAGCACCTACGAAGTCAAGACCCAAGAAATTGCCAAACAACTGTTGGCAGCAACGAGAGAAAATCGCTCGTTTTTTGCCCAAATGCGCGACCAAATGCGCTGGGATGATAAATTACTTGCTTGGGCAATGGCTAACCCTGGTTTGCGAGTGCAGCTGTTTCGCTTCATTGACTGTCTGCCTGCGCTGCACAGTAAACCGGAAGTTGCTCGCCACTTGCAAGAATACTTGGCGGATGAGTCGGTTGAACTCCCGACGAGCCTGAAAGGGATGCTCAACTTTGCGTCTCCAGACTCAATGCCTGGTCAAGTAGCAGCGACAACGGTGAATACAGCAGTTGAAACTTTAGCGCATAAATATATCGCTGGGGAAAGTATTAAACAGGTTATTAAGACGGTTGAGCGATTGCGGAAGGAGAAAATGGCTTTCACCATCGACCTGTTGGGGGAAGCGGTGATTACGGAAACTGAGGCGCAGTCGTATTTAGATAGATATTTGGAATTGATGCAGCAGCTGACGGAGGCGGCGAAGACGTGGACGCGGGTTCCGGCAATTGACCAAGCAGATGGAGAAGGAATCCCCCAAGTTCAAGTATCTGTCAAGCTGACAGCGTTTTATTCGCAGTTCGATCCGTTGGATGCGAAGGGAAGCGAGGAGCGAGTGAGCGATCGCATCCGGCTTCTATTACGTCGCGCCCAAGCGTTGGGGGCTGCCGTTCACTTTGATATGGAACAGTATGCCTACAAAGATTTGACGCTCTCCATCCTCAAACAGTTGTTGATGGAAGAGGAGTTCCGGAGTCGCACGGATCTAGGGATAACGCTGCAAGCTTATCTGCGCGACAGCGAACAAGATTTGCGCGGCTTGATTGACTGGGCGAAGCAGCGTGGCTATCCCCTGACAGTGCGCTTGGTAAAAGGGGCGTACTGGGATCAAGAAACTATCAAGGCGATGCAGAAAGATTGGCCGGTGCCAGTTTACAGCGATAAAACTGCAACCGATGCCAATTTTGAGAAGATGACCCAGCTGTTGCTGGAAAATCATGAGTATTTGTACGCGGCAATTGGCAGTCATAACGTGCGATCGCAAGCACGGGCGATGGCGATCGCGGAAAGTTTGAAAATTCCCCGCCGTCGCTTTGAGATGCAAGTTTTGTACGGCATGGGAGATAAGCTGGCAAAAGCTCTCGTCGATAAAGGTTATCGGGTGCGGGTGTATTGTCCTTATGGGGATTTGCTACCGGGGATGGCTTATTTGATTCGCCGGTTGCTGGAGAATACTGCCAATAGTTCGTTCTTGCGACAAAATCTGGAAGAGCGTCCGATTGAGGAATTGTTAGCGCCTCCCGTCGTAGAAAGTTCGGAGTCTTTAGTCAAAGCTCAAAACTCAAAACTCAAAACTCAAAACTTGCCTTTTCACAATGCAGCGGATACGGATTATGCAGAAGCTGAGGAAAGGAAGCGATCGCAACAAGCCTTGCAAACGATGCGCGAACAGTTGGGTAAAACCTATTTACCTCTGATTAACGGTGAATATGTAAACACACCCGATCTCGTCGATTCAGTGAATCCTTCCAACCCCAGCGAGGTGGTTGGCAAAATCGGATTGATTAGCGTAGAACAAGCAGAACAGGCGATCCAAGCCGCAAAAGCAGCATTTGCTAATTGGCGGCAGACTTCAGTGCCAGAAAGGGCTGGAGTGCTGCGGAAAGCCGCAGATTTGATGGAAAAACGCCGCGCTGAATTATCCGCGTGCATGGTATTAGAAGTTGGGAAGCCAGTGCGGGAATGCGACGGTGAAGTTTCCGAGGCGATAGACTTCTGCCGTTACTACGCCGACGAAATGGAACGGCTGGATGCTGGGCACCATTATGACATCGCCGGGGAAACCAATCGCTATAACTATCAACCTCGAGGAATTTCCCTGATTATTTCCCCTTGGAATTTCCCCTTGGCGATTCCTACCGGGATGACAGTGGCGTCACTGGTTACTGGAAATTGTACGCTTCTCAAACCGGCTGAAGTTTCATCGGTGATTACAGCCAAACTCAGTGAAATTTTGGTAGAAGCAGGCATTCCTCGTGGGGTGTTCCAATACGTACCCGGAAAAGGTTCAACGGTGGGTGCTTATATGGTGAAGCATCCCGATGTCCACATGATTACTTTTACAGGTTCTCAGGAAGTCGGCTGTCGGATTTACGCCGATGCGGCGATTTTACAACCAGGGCAAAAACACCTGAAGCGGGTGATTGCCGAAATGGGTGGCAAGAATGCGATTATCGTCGATGAAAGTGCGGATCTCGACCAAGCTGTGCAAGGTGTGGTGCAGTCCGCCTTTGGTTACAGCGGACAGAAGTGTTCGGCGTGTTCTCGGGTAATTGTTCTAGAACCCATCTATGATGCCTTTGTAGAGCGTTTGGTGGAAGCAACGCGATCGCTCAATGTTGGCCCTGCGGAGGCACCCAGCACCCAAGTTGGCCCTGTGATTGATGCAAACGCACGCGATCGCATTATGGAATATATCGAGAAAGGGCGTCAGGAAGCCAAAGTCGCGCTGGAAATGTCCGCACCCAACAATGGCTATTTTATCGGCCCGACGATTTTCTCAGAAGTCTCGCCAGAGGCGACGATTGCCCAAGAAGAAATTTTTGGTCCGGTTCTAGCAGTCATGCGGGTGAAGAATTTTGAGGAAGCGATCGCAGTTGGTAATAATACTAACTTCGCCCTGACTGGTGGTCTATATTCCCGTACACCTTCCCACATTCAACAAGCTGAAAGCGAATTTGAAGTCGGCAACCTCTACATCAATCGCGGAATCACTGGCGCAATTGTAGCAAGACAACCCTTCGGCGGTTTCAAACTTTCTGGCGTCGGTTCTAAAGCAGGTGGCCCAGATTACTTGCTACAATTCCTCGAACCCCGCGTAGTGACAGAAAATATCCAGCGCCAAGGATTTGCTCCGATTGAAGGAGTAGATTAG
- a CDS encoding NAD(P)(+) transhydrogenase (Re/Si-specific) subunit beta has product MTEFLPTGIQLTYLVAACLFILGLKKLGSPATARTGNQWAAVGMLLAIVATLLDRQVLNYEMILLGLLIGSVLGAIAAYKVEMTDMPQMVGLLNGLGGLASALVAVGEFWRLLGTQQAIPFDANLSIISSVFIGGVTFTGSMMAFAKLQGLISGSPITFPLQQPINALLLVSFVAASAFLLITPDNLPVFLAMVGISLLLGVLFVIPIGGGDMPVVISLLNSLSGVAAAAAGFVVMNNMLIISGALVGASGLILTEIMCKAMNRSLASVLFGAFGKAGASGGAGGADGGDKNVHSIDTEEGAMMLGYARSVVIVPGYGMAVAQAQHAVRELADGLEKLGVEVKYAIHPVAGRMPGHMNVLLAEANVPYPQLYDMDDINPQLEQTDVALVIGANDVVNPAARHDSASPIYGMPILEVDKAKHTIVIKRGMSAGFAGVDNELFYKDKTMMLFGSARDVVAKLVAEVKQL; this is encoded by the coding sequence ATGACGGAATTTCTGCCAACTGGGATACAGCTGACTTACTTAGTAGCAGCGTGTTTGTTTATTCTGGGATTGAAGAAGCTGGGTTCACCGGCGACAGCTCGCACAGGCAATCAGTGGGCAGCTGTCGGGATGCTACTGGCTATCGTGGCAACACTGCTAGATAGGCAGGTGTTGAACTACGAAATGATTCTGTTAGGTTTGCTGATTGGTTCAGTGTTGGGAGCGATCGCAGCCTATAAAGTAGAAATGACCGATATGCCCCAAATGGTGGGTCTACTCAACGGTTTGGGAGGCTTAGCTTCTGCCCTCGTCGCTGTAGGAGAATTTTGGCGGCTCTTGGGCACGCAGCAAGCAATCCCCTTCGACGCCAACCTCTCGATTATCAGTAGCGTATTTATCGGCGGCGTCACCTTCACTGGCAGTATGATGGCCTTTGCCAAATTGCAGGGACTCATTAGTGGTTCTCCCATTACTTTTCCCTTGCAACAACCCATCAACGCCCTCCTATTAGTAAGTTTTGTAGCAGCGAGTGCCTTCCTGCTAATTACCCCAGACAACTTACCTGTATTTCTAGCAATGGTAGGGATTTCCTTACTGCTGGGCGTGCTATTCGTGATTCCGATTGGCGGCGGCGATATGCCCGTCGTAATTTCGCTGCTGAACTCGCTTTCTGGGGTCGCTGCGGCGGCGGCGGGCTTCGTGGTCATGAACAATATGCTGATCATCTCCGGAGCCTTGGTAGGCGCTTCAGGCTTAATCCTGACCGAAATCATGTGTAAGGCGATGAACCGTTCCCTTGCCAGCGTGCTGTTTGGTGCCTTTGGGAAAGCTGGGGCATCTGGTGGCGCTGGTGGTGCAGATGGGGGCGATAAAAATGTCCACAGCATTGATACCGAAGAAGGCGCGATGATGTTGGGCTATGCGCGTTCCGTCGTGATTGTTCCCGGCTATGGCATGGCAGTGGCTCAAGCACAACACGCTGTCCGCGAATTGGCTGACGGCTTAGAAAAACTAGGCGTTGAAGTGAAATACGCCATTCACCCAGTCGCGGGACGGATGCCAGGACACATGAACGTATTGCTAGCGGAGGCGAATGTGCCTTATCCGCAGCTATACGACATGGATGATATCAATCCGCAGTTAGAGCAGACGGATGTGGCGCTGGTGATTGGGGCGAATGATGTTGTGAATCCAGCGGCTCGTCACGATTCTGCTAGCCCGATTTACGGGATGCCGATTCTGGAAGTAGATAAGGCAAAACACACGATTGTGATTAAACGCGGGATGAGTGCGGGTTTTGCCGGTGTGGATAACGAGCTTTTCTACAAAGACAAAACGATGATGCTATTTGGCAGTGCGCGGGATGTCGTGGCGAAGCTGGTTGCTGAAGTGAAGCAGCTATAA
- a CDS encoding serpin family protein, producing MRQFIAGFTAALVGLAIASVGSAMAREPGIYFRNSRALSDKADGNGTPKPILTSQTASTTPKQPTEELSALLDTVVEGNSSFALDLYNRLRKQEGNLFFSPYSISTALAMTYAGAGGQTATEMAKVLHFTLEQERLHPTFAALMAELNASEQQGYQIAVANRLWGQKGYGFSERFLKTTQNDYGGGLQEVDFAGATEQTRRTINNWVAKKTEDKIQDLIAPGTISSKTKLVLTNAIYFKGAWFSPFDRQKTKDEPFYVTPTQQVSVPMMCKTEQYGWADIGSLKVLELPYGQGEEISKELSMVILLPKQADGLAKMEQQLTPKNLERWLSSLKYEQMVEVWVPKFNLTSEFDLSKVLANMGMPEAFSVQADFSAMTGKKGLFISKVIHKAFVEVNEEGTEAAASTGVGMTRGANKEFRADRPFVFLIRDKQSGSILFLGRVLNPLQSTAAVGK from the coding sequence ATGAGACAATTCATCGCGGGTTTTACCGCCGCTTTAGTAGGTTTGGCGATCGCTTCGGTTGGTTCCGCGATGGCTCGTGAACCTGGTATCTATTTTAGGAATTCCCGTGCGTTGTCAGACAAGGCAGATGGGAATGGGACTCCAAAGCCGATTTTAACCAGCCAAACCGCGTCCACCACTCCAAAACAACCAACAGAGGAACTTTCCGCACTTTTAGATACGGTGGTGGAGGGCAACAGCTCGTTTGCCCTCGATCTCTATAACCGTCTGCGGAAACAAGAAGGAAACCTATTCTTCTCCCCTTACAGCATTTCAACGGCACTCGCCATGACCTACGCTGGAGCTGGCGGACAAACGGCGACCGAGATGGCGAAAGTTCTCCACTTCACCTTAGAGCAAGAACGCCTACATCCGACTTTTGCCGCGCTCATGGCTGAGCTAAACGCCAGCGAACAGCAGGGATATCAAATTGCAGTTGCGAATCGGCTTTGGGGTCAAAAGGGCTATGGCTTTAGCGAGCGCTTTTTGAAAACCACCCAGAACGACTACGGCGGGGGACTCCAAGAAGTGGACTTTGCCGGTGCGACTGAACAGACTCGCCGCACGATCAACAACTGGGTCGCAAAAAAAACTGAAGACAAAATTCAAGACCTGATTGCGCCAGGGACGATCTCTTCTAAGACCAAGCTGGTGCTGACAAATGCCATTTACTTTAAAGGTGCCTGGTTCAGCCCGTTCGATCGGCAAAAAACCAAAGATGAGCCGTTTTATGTCACTCCAACGCAGCAGGTTAGCGTGCCGATGATGTGCAAGACGGAGCAATACGGCTGGGCAGATATTGGCAGCTTGAAAGTGTTAGAGCTACCCTACGGTCAAGGCGAGGAGATATCCAAGGAATTATCGATGGTCATTCTCTTACCCAAGCAAGCGGATGGGTTGGCGAAGATGGAGCAGCAGCTGACGCCAAAAAACTTGGAACGGTGGCTATCGTCCCTCAAATACGAGCAGATGGTTGAAGTTTGGGTGCCTAAGTTCAACCTCACTTCAGAGTTTGACCTAAGCAAGGTACTGGCAAATATGGGGATGCCCGAAGCTTTCAGCGTTCAAGCTGACTTCTCGGCGATGACCGGCAAGAAAGGGTTGTTCATCTCCAAGGTGATTCACAAAGCCTTCGTGGAGGTAAATGAGGAGGGCACTGAGGCAGCTGCGTCTACAGGGGTTGGGATGACTAGGGGGGCAAACAAAGAGTTTCGAGCCGATCGCCCATTTGTGTTCCTGATTCGGGACAAGCAGTCGGGTAGCATTTTGTTCCTGGGTCGTGTGTTGAATCCGCTACAGTCAACAGCGGCTGTTGGGAAGTAA